In a single window of the Prochlorococcus marinus CUG1415 genome:
- a CDS encoding SemiSWEET family sugar transporter: MNIDIDIFGYFAALLTTAAFLPQLIKTLKTKKADDVSLTTLIMFIFGVLSWIIYGYEISSTPILIANLITLILNLLILISKIYFSKTLSNE, encoded by the coding sequence ATGAATATAGACATAGATATTTTCGGATATTTTGCAGCGCTTTTAACAACAGCTGCATTTCTACCTCAATTGATAAAAACTTTAAAAACAAAAAAGGCAGATGATGTTTCTTTGACGACTTTAATAATGTTTATTTTCGGAGTTTTGTCTTGGATTATTTACGGTTATGAAATTTCGTCTACACCAATATTAATAGCTAATTTAATTACCTTAATCTTAAATCTATTGATATTAATCTCAAAAATATATTTTTCAAAAACCTTGAGTAACGAATAA